In Geotalea uraniireducens, one genomic interval encodes:
- a CDS encoding cold-shock protein: MVNGTVKWFNDSKGFGFLEQEDGEDVFCHFSAITGDGFKSLTEGDRVTFEVTKGPKGLQAANVRKI, encoded by the coding sequence ATGGTAAACGGTACGGTAAAATGGTTCAACGACAGCAAAGGGTTTGGTTTTCTCGAGCAGGAAGACGGCGAAGATGTATTTTGCCATTTCTCCGCCATTACCGGCGACGGATTTAAATCCCTTACTGAAGGCGATAGGGTAACGTTTGAAGTAACGAAGGGACCGAAAGGCCTTCAGGCGGCAAACGTCAGAAAGATCTGA
- a CDS encoding DUF3553 domain-containing protein, which yields MTIKTGSIVSHTGALEWGAGKVLEVTAAMATIQFSDGKSRKIAASHFATLQPAEAAAYLPPEVTPAAKARPARTAKKKP from the coding sequence ATGACAATCAAGACAGGCAGCATTGTGAGCCACACAGGCGCGCTAGAATGGGGCGCAGGCAAGGTACTGGAAGTTACGGCAGCCATGGCAACGATCCAGTTCAGCGACGGCAAAAGCCGGAAAATTGCCGCCTCCCACTTCGCGACCCTGCAACCGGCGGAAGCGGCAGCCTATTTGCCGCCCGAGGTTACGCCGGCAGCCAAGGCCCGCCCGGCCAGAACAGCCAAAAAGAAGCCGTAA
- a CDS encoding PEP-CTERM sorting domain-containing protein — protein sequence MRRALCRVEQGRWRGGVAKRVRAVLLVALTAVLFGLPGVSSATLVKVGDSPMAYDPVTNLYWFTDLSLLNNKNYQQQQAIIASLSVAGYSGFHMAGLQEITSLLAAVTTTADLASFDPTSIITHSPAEQTEYLWTGRVDNLQSVSPEGLAVRQFYTFMAQPSLSDLISCGHSNLSDDSSFLPGEGVSLSAWVVCSKDPEPVPEPGSLALLVIGVAALIGYRWRMNRDRRD from the coding sequence ATGCGCAGAGCACTATGTCGTGTCGAGCAGGGACGTTGGCGGGGCGGGGTGGCAAAGCGGGTGCGGGCGGTGTTGCTGGTGGCGCTTACGGCGGTACTGTTCGGGTTGCCGGGCGTATCGTCGGCGACCCTGGTCAAGGTTGGCGATTCGCCGATGGCCTATGATCCGGTAACCAATCTCTACTGGTTTACCGACCTGTCGCTTCTGAACAACAAGAATTACCAACAACAGCAGGCCATTATCGCCTCGTTGTCGGTTGCCGGCTACTCCGGTTTTCATATGGCCGGCCTGCAGGAAATTACCTCGCTGCTGGCGGCGGTAACCACCACCGCGGATCTGGCATCTTTCGATCCGACCTCGATCATCACCCACTCACCGGCCGAGCAGACCGAGTACCTGTGGACGGGGCGGGTCGACAATTTGCAGTCGGTGTCTCCGGAAGGCCTGGCTGTACGCCAGTTCTATACCTTCATGGCGCAGCCATCCTTGTCGGATTTGATATCTTGCGGCCATTCCAATCTTAGCGACGATAGCAGCTTCCTCCCCGGCGAGGGCGTTTCGCTGAGCGCCTGGGTCGTCTGTTCCAAAGACCCGGAACCGGTCCCCGAGCCGGGATCGCTGGCGTTGCTCGTCATTGGCGTAGCGGCCCTGATCGGCTATCGGTGGCGCATGAACAGGGATCGTCGCGACTGA
- a CDS encoding acetoacetate decarboxylase family protein — translation MTREFTSFTAPFTASGRAALVPSPPWHYAGWLINVAVRCDRAMSPAVVPPALGRLTGNGCVHFADWQATTTGDELLDPVYAQYRETIVIVEIERPDGALYNFCPFIWVDQDISLLRGLLQGWPKKLGATYLTRSLPIEHQAAAPLRAGSRLGATLTVKERRLIEAAVMLTGEPGRPYGFLANKTIGTVGWPDLTRPAAGPELSWVLPDIRDKVASAWHDAEAAITVLPHPVEELSLLGELQAERASVGWVGITVVGAQPFTP, via the coding sequence ATGACCCGGGAATTCACCAGTTTTACCGCGCCGTTTACCGCCAGTGGCCGGGCGGCGCTGGTGCCGTCGCCACCCTGGCATTATGCGGGGTGGCTGATCAACGTTGCCGTGCGCTGCGACCGGGCAATGAGCCCGGCGGTGGTGCCGCCGGCCCTCGGCCGGCTGACGGGCAACGGCTGCGTCCATTTTGCCGACTGGCAGGCAACCACCACCGGCGACGAACTGCTCGATCCGGTCTATGCCCAGTACCGGGAAACGATCGTCATCGTCGAGATCGAGCGGCCGGATGGCGCGCTGTACAATTTCTGCCCATTCATCTGGGTCGATCAGGATATCTCCCTGCTGCGCGGTCTGCTCCAGGGGTGGCCGAAAAAGCTGGGCGCGACCTACCTGACCCGTTCGCTGCCGATCGAGCATCAGGCAGCGGCTCCCCTCCGGGCCGGCAGCCGGCTTGGGGCGACCCTGACCGTCAAGGAACGGCGGCTGATCGAGGCTGCGGTGATGCTTACCGGGGAGCCGGGGCGGCCGTATGGCTTCCTGGCCAACAAAACCATCGGCACCGTCGGCTGGCCCGACCTGACCCGCCCCGCCGCCGGCCCCGAGCTGAGCTGGGTGCTGCCCGATATCCGCGACAAGGTCGCCTCGGCGTGGCACGATGCGGAAGCGGCGATCACGGTGCTGCCCCATCCGGTCGAAGAGTTGTCGCTGCTTGGCGAGCTGCAGGCCGAGCGGGCCAGCGTCGGTTGGGTCGGCATTACCGTGGTCGGGGCCCAGCCGTTCACCCCCTGA
- a CDS encoding COG4705 family protein: MNDTIAAQASKVPAVTLIFWLIKIAATTLGETGGDAVSMSMNLGYLVGTAIFAAVFAVAVSAQVSARHYQPLLYWTTIIATTTVGTTLADFADRSLGIGYAGGSTLLLALLVGSLAVWYRTMGSVAVDTIRTKKAEVFYWVTIMFSQTLGTALGDWTADTAGLGYLNGAVIFGTLLAVIAAAYYLTRISRTTLFWAAFILTRPLGAVVGDLLDKPVSAGGMALSRYSASAVLLGLILLSLYLFPQRAAEKSH; encoded by the coding sequence ATGAACGACACCATTGCCGCCCAGGCAAGCAAGGTCCCGGCAGTAACGCTCATTTTCTGGCTGATCAAGATCGCCGCCACCACGCTCGGCGAAACCGGCGGCGACGCCGTCTCCATGTCGATGAACCTCGGCTATCTCGTCGGCACGGCGATCTTCGCCGCCGTCTTCGCCGTCGCCGTCTCTGCCCAGGTTTCGGCCCGGCACTACCAGCCGCTGTTATACTGGACGACCATCATCGCCACCACCACGGTCGGCACCACCCTGGCCGACTTCGCCGACCGGTCGCTCGGGATCGGCTATGCCGGCGGCTCAACGCTGCTGCTCGCCCTCCTCGTCGGCTCCCTGGCGGTCTGGTATCGCACCATGGGGTCGGTGGCGGTCGACACGATACGGACAAAGAAGGCGGAGGTCTTTTACTGGGTGACGATCATGTTTTCCCAGACGCTCGGCACGGCGCTCGGCGACTGGACCGCCGACACCGCCGGCCTTGGCTACCTGAACGGCGCAGTCATCTTCGGCACCCTGCTGGCGGTCATCGCTGCCGCCTACTACTTGACACGGATCTCCCGGACAACCCTCTTCTGGGCGGCATTCATCCTGACCCGGCCGCTCGGGGCGGTGGTCGGCGACCTGCTCGACAAACCGGTCAGCGCCGGCGGCATGGCGCTCAGCCGTTACTCTGCCTCGGCGGTGCTCCTCGGGTTGATCCTGCTCAGCCTGTACCTCTTCCCGCAGCGGGCGGCGGAGAAAAGTCACTGA
- a CDS encoding zinc-dependent alcohol dehydrogenase family protein: MKAMRLRGSGGLERLTLVEMDEPGAPRAGEILVRLHAGSLNYHDYLVALGTIPTADGLVPLADGAGIVEMVGEGVSEFAVGDRVVSCFFPDWQNGEAVSSVIATVPGDSLDGYARERVVRPAHWFTHAPRNFSHCEAATLTTAGLTAWRTLVNDGHLKAGETVLTLGTGGVSIFALQFAKMMGAVTIVTSSSDEKLARARALGADHTINYKQYPNWSEQVLALTDGRGVDHVIEVGGPDTLPQSINSCRIGGHIAFIGVLTGFAGPIPTVALLTRQVRLQGVQVGNRQQQLEMIRALDANDMKPVIDKTFPLPELIEAFRYEGRGAHFGKICVEM; this comes from the coding sequence ATGAAAGCGATGAGACTGAGAGGGTCCGGTGGGCTCGAGCGGCTGACGCTGGTCGAGATGGACGAGCCGGGGGCGCCGCGGGCGGGCGAAATTCTGGTGCGGCTGCACGCTGGCTCGCTGAATTATCACGATTACCTGGTGGCGCTTGGCACGATTCCCACCGCAGACGGCCTCGTTCCGTTGGCCGATGGCGCGGGAATCGTCGAAATGGTTGGGGAAGGCGTCAGTGAGTTTGCCGTGGGCGATCGCGTCGTCTCCTGTTTTTTCCCCGACTGGCAAAACGGCGAAGCCGTATCATCGGTGATCGCTACGGTACCCGGCGATAGCTTGGACGGTTATGCCCGGGAGCGGGTGGTGCGACCGGCACATTGGTTCACCCACGCGCCCAGAAATTTCAGCCATTGCGAAGCGGCCACGCTGACCACCGCCGGTCTCACGGCGTGGCGCACTCTGGTCAATGATGGTCACTTGAAGGCGGGCGAAACGGTATTGACTTTGGGTACGGGCGGGGTGTCGATCTTTGCCCTGCAATTTGCCAAAATGATGGGCGCCGTGACGATCGTCACGTCGTCATCGGATGAAAAACTGGCGCGCGCACGCGCTCTGGGTGCCGACCATACGATCAACTACAAACAGTATCCAAACTGGTCGGAGCAGGTTTTGGCGCTGACCGACGGGCGCGGTGTCGATCATGTCATCGAGGTGGGCGGGCCGGATACTCTGCCGCAATCGATCAACTCCTGCCGCATCGGCGGGCATATCGCCTTCATCGGTGTCTTGACCGGTTTCGCCGGTCCGATTCCGACCGTGGCGCTGTTGACCCGGCAAGTGCGGCTTCAGGGGGTGCAAGTGGGCAACCGCCAGCAGCAGCTTGAGATGATCCGCGCCTTGGATGCCAATGACATGAAGCCGGTCATCGACAAGACCTTTCCTTTGCCAGAGCTGATCGAGGCGTTTCGTTACGAGGGGCGGGGGGCGCATTTCGGCAAAATCTGCGTCGAAATGTGA
- a CDS encoding CcdB family protein translates to MAQFDVYENQNQETKTTIPYLLDVQADLLDNLSTRVVVPLITAAAMGKAAKHLNPQFTIRRITVIMSTAELAGINLHVLGDKVCSLKEHRAEILAALDFLCAGF, encoded by the coding sequence ATGGCACAGTTCGATGTGTATGAAAATCAAAACCAGGAAACAAAAACCACTATCCCTTATTTACTCGACGTACAGGCTGACCTCCTTGACAACCTCTCAACGCGGGTAGTTGTTCCGCTCATTACGGCTGCCGCCATGGGCAAAGCAGCCAAACATCTCAACCCGCAATTCACGATACGACGAATCACGGTCATCATGTCGACTGCTGAACTGGCTGGCATTAATCTGCATGTCCTCGGAGACAAAGTCTGCTCCCTCAAAGAGCACCGGGCCGAAATCCTTGCGGCCTTGGACTTCCTCTGCGCCGGTTTCTAA
- a CDS encoding type II toxin-antitoxin system CcdA family antitoxin: MQTNLFDPNAPKKSTNLSINSDLLRQAKELRINISQALELRLAELLREENSRRWKEENREAIEDYNRRIEGQGTFSDGLRRF, encoded by the coding sequence ATGCAAACCAATTTATTTGATCCGAATGCCCCCAAAAAATCGACTAACCTGAGCATTAACAGCGACTTGCTCCGCCAAGCCAAAGAACTCCGAATCAATATTTCACAGGCGCTGGAACTGAGGCTTGCCGAGTTGCTCCGGGAGGAAAATAGCCGCAGATGGAAAGAAGAAAACCGAGAGGCCATAGAAGATTATAACCGACGGATTGAAGGTCAGGGTACTTTCAGCGATGGTTTGAGGCGCTTCTGA
- a CDS encoding HNH endonuclease signature motif containing protein produces the protein MEPEYPYDLEELKQIERLLQKVPIYKEKIAELSTEIEALSRQAVKAGAFSDLQKIDKLITKAFYIDCENRPFNSCDSETIARLLAEIAWHGEIKNRNIPCEICGENRSTDRCHIVPSKLGGTAEANNILVLCPTHHRLLDRFMLSKAEWAVIDWERKSVPSQQYASSVTLEAHKVFWSKIECGGEPEKIREYEINEKSFIRNVIEQIGKLFIQGRPVKRASVYELLDPNIREVGKKVIKHLVDFELLRQIKSGNNNMLVLGPKKLEASDETVLRIWQQVA, from the coding sequence ATGGAACCTGAGTATCCGTACGACCTTGAAGAACTAAAACAGATCGAAAGGCTACTGCAAAAAGTACCTATCTACAAAGAGAAGATTGCTGAATTGTCGACGGAAATTGAAGCTCTTTCTCGACAGGCTGTGAAGGCAGGTGCGTTTTCTGACCTTCAGAAGATAGACAAACTGATTACGAAAGCGTTTTACATTGACTGTGAGAATCGCCCCTTTAACTCGTGCGACTCGGAGACAATTGCAAGACTATTGGCAGAAATAGCTTGGCACGGCGAGATAAAGAATAGAAACATACCTTGTGAAATATGTGGAGAAAATAGGTCTACAGACCGTTGCCACATTGTACCCTCGAAGCTCGGAGGAACAGCAGAAGCAAACAACATTCTCGTCTTGTGCCCTACTCATCACCGATTGTTAGATAGATTCATGCTATCAAAAGCTGAGTGGGCTGTCATAGATTGGGAAAGGAAGTCTGTACCTTCTCAGCAATACGCATCTTCCGTCACCCTCGAAGCCCATAAAGTTTTCTGGTCTAAAATTGAGTGCGGAGGCGAGCCTGAAAAAATCAGAGAGTATGAGATAAACGAAAAATCCTTTATTCGCAACGTTATCGAGCAAATTGGAAAACTATTTATCCAAGGAAGACCAGTGAAGAGAGCGTCTGTTTATGAACTGTTGGATCCAAATATCCGTGAAGTGGGGAAGAAGGTAATCAAACATCTGGTTGATTTTGAACTTCTAAGACAAATTAAGAGTGGAAACAATAACATGTTAGTTCTTGGGCCTAAGAAGCTGGAAGCATCTGATGAAACGGTACTAAGAATATGGCAACAGGTCGCATAG
- a CDS encoding REP-associated tyrosine transposase, producing the protein MARPLRIEYPGAFYHVTSRGNEQKDVFKSRADREKFLSYLESATHRYSAVIHAYCLMSNHYHLILETPAGNLSQIMRHINGAYTTYFNVKRKRAGHLFQGRFKAILVEADEYATELSRYIHLNPVRADIVTRPEDYQWSSYRYYIGASKTPEWLNTSFILGYFGKRTTKAGEKYRQFAEDLIGSEYESPLKDTVGSSILGNAGFVEEITAVHVQAKQADRNIPALRQLARRPSPEEIIDAVKHEIENEKLARQMSIHICHKYSGAKLREIGDLFNVKETAIAESSRRFSLKMNEDKKLWKMMDYVRKTLKI; encoded by the coding sequence ATGGCACGACCGTTACGAATTGAATATCCAGGCGCATTCTATCATGTCACATCAAGAGGAAACGAACAGAAGGACGTATTCAAGAGCCGAGCGGACCGGGAGAAGTTTCTGTCATATCTTGAATCTGCAACGCATCGTTACAGTGCAGTTATCCATGCCTACTGTTTGATGAGTAACCACTATCACCTGATTTTAGAGACGCCGGCAGGCAACCTGTCTCAAATCATGAGGCACATAAATGGTGCTTATACGACTTACTTCAACGTAAAAAGAAAACGGGCTGGGCACCTGTTTCAGGGAAGATTCAAGGCTATCCTGGTTGAAGCGGATGAATACGCAACGGAACTCTCTCGTTACATCCACCTGAATCCGGTTCGGGCGGATATTGTTACTCGACCGGAAGACTACCAATGGTCCAGCTATCGCTACTATATTGGTGCAAGCAAAACGCCTGAATGGCTTAATACGAGCTTCATCCTTGGTTATTTCGGCAAAAGAACAACAAAAGCCGGGGAGAAATACCGGCAATTTGCAGAAGACCTGATAGGAAGCGAATATGAGAGTCCATTAAAAGACACGGTAGGTTCGTCAATACTGGGGAATGCTGGATTTGTAGAAGAAATCACAGCTGTTCATGTACAGGCAAAGCAAGCTGACAGAAACATACCCGCGTTGCGGCAACTTGCTCGCCGCCCTTCGCCTGAAGAGATCATTGACGCAGTAAAGCATGAAATTGAAAATGAAAAGCTTGCAAGACAAATGAGTATTCATATTTGCCACAAATACAGTGGTGCGAAGCTGCGGGAGATAGGGGACCTGTTCAATGTAAAAGAAACAGCTATTGCCGAATCGAGCCGCCGGTTTTCTTTGAAGATGAACGAGGACAAAAAGTTGTGGAAAATGATGGATTATGTGCGAAAGACACTCAAAATATGA
- a CDS encoding FRG domain-containing protein, whose protein sequence is MNVLQDQLFGKIAVPNSFEEIIEIAQTTAPDTLNFNVRFWRGQSNIEWPVHSSAYRRLAIREKQVTEKAIQAYEKRLLQEASHKGYRFVDGKLLSDLELLARLQHHGAATRLVDFTKNLLGELNIRGQVSIIQTEH, encoded by the coding sequence ATGAACGTTTTACAGGATCAACTATTTGGCAAAATAGCTGTTCCAAATTCATTTGAGGAAATTATTGAGATCGCTCAAACCACAGCTCCTGACACTTTAAATTTCAATGTTAGGTTTTGGCGCGGGCAGAGTAACATTGAGTGGCCAGTTCATAGCTCGGCATACAGGCGACTAGCCATACGTGAAAAGCAAGTAACCGAAAAAGCCATACAAGCGTATGAAAAAAGACTTCTCCAAGAGGCTTCACATAAGGGGTATCGTTTTGTAGATGGCAAGCTACTGTCGGACTTGGAACTCCTAGCGAGGCTTCAACATCACGGAGCAGCAACGCGCCTTGTTGATTTTACAAAGAACCTACTTGGAGAACTGAACATTAGGGGTCAAGTCTCCATTATTCAAACTGAACATTAG
- a CDS encoding PAS domain-containing hybrid sensor histidine kinase/response regulator, with protein sequence MGNDAAMDLLATLFAELSDPWPEACFLAEPAGELVAANQAGARMLGMPVRELAGKRLTDFVVNPADKVLQHLAVCVRNRQPIPGVLSCRDSAGQEVHYRSIGYRIDARPDGRPLVFLRCSLRQSVTSKFVVLNQQLEKQQAIQDQLLKERDHLQREIAERKRAEEELRKASALLAMIIENIPNMIFLKDARDLRFVRFNHAAEELLGCTREDLLGKNDHDLFPRDQADFFTEKDREVLRRKTILDIPEEPLLTSAGVKRTLHTTKVPILDARGEPEYLLGISEDITDRKQAEEEKLAIEKHLQQVQKLESLGVLAGGIAHDFNNILTAIIGNADLALMRINRVSPATENLRRIEEAASRAADLAKQMLAYSGKGKFVVESIDLNSLLEEMLNMLQVSISKKAVLRLNLHPHLPAVKADATQIRQIVMNLVINASEAIADKSGVIAITTGCMDCDRNYLKDIWLDENISEGLYVYLEVADTGCGMNRETMAKIFDPFFTTKFTGRGLGMAAVLGIVRGHKGAIRVYSEPGKGTTFKILLPAASKPAELFNHDCLKDHWRGEGKVLLVDDEETVRGIGAEMLKELGFVPLTAEDGREAILIYRENPDIAFVILDLTMPHMDGEECFRELRRLNPDIKVIMSSGYNEQEVTQKFVGKGLFGFIQKPYKVSSIREVIRKIL encoded by the coding sequence ATGGGAAATGATGCGGCAATGGATTTACTGGCCACGCTGTTCGCCGAATTGAGCGATCCCTGGCCGGAGGCCTGTTTCCTGGCGGAGCCGGCCGGCGAACTGGTTGCGGCGAATCAGGCCGGCGCCCGGATGCTGGGAATGCCGGTGCGGGAACTGGCCGGCAAGCGTCTCACCGACTTCGTCGTCAACCCCGCCGACAAGGTGCTGCAGCATCTGGCGGTCTGCGTCCGGAACCGGCAGCCGATCCCCGGCGTCCTCTCCTGCCGGGATAGCGCCGGCCAGGAGGTGCACTATCGCAGCATCGGCTACCGCATCGACGCCCGGCCGGACGGCAGGCCGCTCGTCTTTCTGCGCTGTTCGCTCCGGCAGTCGGTGACGAGCAAATTCGTCGTCCTCAACCAGCAGCTCGAAAAGCAACAGGCGATCCAGGACCAGTTGCTCAAGGAGCGGGATCATCTCCAGAGGGAAATTGCCGAACGGAAGCGGGCCGAGGAAGAGTTGCGGAAAGCCAGTGCCCTGCTGGCGATGATCATCGAGAACATCCCGAACATGATTTTCCTCAAGGATGCCCGGGATCTCCGCTTCGTCCGTTTCAACCATGCGGCGGAAGAGCTGTTGGGCTGTACGCGGGAAGACCTGCTCGGCAAGAACGACCATGATCTTTTCCCCAGGGACCAGGCCGATTTCTTCACCGAAAAGGACCGCGAGGTGTTGCGCCGGAAAACGATTCTCGATATCCCGGAAGAGCCCCTATTGACCTCCGCCGGGGTGAAGCGGACCCTGCACACCACGAAAGTGCCGATTCTCGACGCCCGTGGCGAGCCGGAGTATCTGCTCGGCATCTCCGAAGACATTACCGACCGGAAGCAGGCCGAGGAAGAGAAACTCGCCATCGAAAAGCACCTTCAGCAGGTGCAGAAGCTGGAGAGCCTCGGGGTGCTGGCGGGGGGGATCGCCCACGATTTCAACAACATTCTCACGGCGATCATCGGCAATGCCGATCTGGCGCTGATGCGGATAAACCGGGTGTCGCCCGCCACGGAAAACCTCCGCCGGATCGAGGAGGCCGCGTCGCGGGCCGCCGATCTCGCCAAGCAGATGCTGGCCTATTCGGGCAAAGGAAAGTTTGTGGTCGAGAGCATCGACCTGAACAGCCTGCTCGAAGAGATGCTGAACATGCTGCAGGTGTCGATCTCCAAAAAGGCGGTCCTGCGGCTCAACCTCCACCCGCACCTGCCGGCGGTCAAGGCCGACGCGACCCAGATCCGCCAGATCGTCATGAACCTGGTGATCAATGCCTCCGAGGCGATCGCCGACAAGAGCGGCGTCATCGCCATCACCACCGGCTGCATGGACTGCGACCGGAACTACCTGAAGGATATCTGGCTCGACGAGAACATCAGCGAAGGGCTATACGTCTACCTGGAGGTCGCCGACACCGGCTGCGGCATGAACCGGGAGACCATGGCGAAAATCTTCGATCCGTTTTTCACCACCAAATTCACCGGCCGCGGCCTGGGGATGGCGGCGGTGCTCGGTATCGTGCGGGGTCACAAAGGGGCGATCAGGGTGTACAGCGAACCGGGCAAGGGGACGACCTTCAAGATCCTGCTCCCCGCCGCCAGCAAGCCGGCCGAATTGTTCAACCATGACTGCCTCAAGGACCACTGGCGGGGCGAGGGGAAGGTGCTCCTGGTTGACGATGAGGAAACCGTCCGGGGCATCGGGGCGGAGATGTTGAAAGAGCTGGGTTTTGTCCCCCTCACCGCCGAAGACGGCCGGGAAGCGATCCTGATTTACCGGGAGAATCCGGACATCGCCTTCGTCATCCTCGACCTGACGATGCCGCACATGGACGGCGAAGAGTGTTTCCGCGAGCTGCGCCGCCTGAATCCCGACATCAAGGTCATCATGTCGAGCGGCTACAACGAGCAGGAGGTCACCCAGAAATTCGTCGGCAAGGGGCTCTTCGGCTTCATCCAGAAGCCGTACAAGGTGTCGTCGATCCGGGAGGTGATCAGGAAAATCCTCTGA
- a CDS encoding methanogen output domain 1-containing protein, protein MPETKVTSCPAARAGDTEPALAVQRLDIKLERDIFLRSLIRELAGTLEDIVGYDEAAGYISLVGQNIGEWINALYKEALGVTSLSRQQVAQVLVDLKRRIEGCFSVVREDDASIVLTNSSCPFAEKVLNRPSMCMMTSNVFGTIAANNLGYAKVVLKETIAGGDERCTVIVYLQRTDEAVAAVGREYYGK, encoded by the coding sequence ATGCCAGAGACAAAAGTCACTTCATGCCCGGCCGCCCGGGCCGGTGATACCGAACCGGCCTTGGCCGTCCAGCGGCTTGATATAAAGCTGGAACGGGACATCTTCCTGCGGAGCCTCATCAGGGAACTGGCGGGGACCCTGGAGGATATCGTCGGCTACGACGAAGCCGCCGGCTATATCAGTCTGGTTGGCCAGAATATCGGCGAATGGATCAACGCGCTTTACAAAGAGGCGTTGGGGGTAACGTCGCTTTCCCGCCAGCAGGTGGCCCAGGTGCTCGTCGACCTGAAGCGGCGGATCGAAGGCTGCTTCTCCGTCGTCCGGGAGGACGATGCCAGCATCGTCCTGACGAACAGCAGCTGCCCCTTTGCCGAGAAGGTGCTCAACCGGCCGTCGATGTGCATGATGACCTCCAACGTCTTCGGCACGATCGCGGCCAATAATCTCGGCTACGCCAAGGTGGTCCTCAAAGAGACGATTGCCGGGGGGGACGAGCGGTGCACGGTCATCGTCTACCTGCAGCGGACCGACGAGGCCGTCGCTGCCGTCGGCAGGGAATATTATGGGAAATGA
- a CDS encoding response regulator codes for MDAKERQPEIWLMGLGCEEERSATVRDYLQSAGYRVECRAVGDFAERKPLGIVLDLSPFATDGWGILLKLKGDPATRDVPILPVFLSQEGKVGGVFPAAGFFTLPIESDYLMTKLAVLGLTDEVDTWDLQVMVASKKGEENVAKGITALGFEVVNAYTGKEAVALATTGRTYMAFCSAMLPDMSAFELLDRFRLYPQTRNVPFFILVKDAMKDGERIAMSRQIEHLVRKKELSRAEFLAYLRRPAS; via the coding sequence ATGGACGCCAAAGAACGACAGCCTGAAATCTGGTTGATGGGACTCGGTTGCGAGGAAGAACGGTCGGCGACGGTACGCGATTATCTGCAGTCGGCCGGCTACCGGGTCGAATGTCGGGCGGTGGGCGACTTTGCCGAGCGGAAGCCGCTCGGGATCGTTCTCGATCTGTCGCCGTTCGCCACCGACGGCTGGGGGATTCTGCTCAAGCTCAAGGGGGACCCGGCTACCCGGGATGTGCCGATCCTGCCGGTCTTCCTCAGCCAGGAGGGGAAGGTCGGCGGCGTCTTCCCGGCCGCCGGTTTTTTCACCCTGCCGATCGAGAGCGACTACCTGATGACCAAGCTGGCGGTGCTCGGGCTGACCGATGAGGTCGATACCTGGGACCTGCAGGTGATGGTTGCCTCCAAAAAGGGTGAGGAGAACGTGGCCAAGGGGATCACCGCGCTCGGTTTCGAGGTGGTCAACGCCTACACCGGCAAGGAAGCGGTCGCCCTGGCGACCACCGGCCGCACCTACATGGCCTTCTGCTCGGCGATGCTTCCCGACATGTCGGCCTTCGAGCTGCTCGACCGGTTCCGGCTCTATCCCCAGACCCGCAACGTACCGTTCTTCATCCTGGTCAAGGACGCGATGAAAGATGGCGAACGGATCGCCATGAGCCGCCAGATCGAACACCTGGTCCGGAAGAAAGAACTGTCGCGGGCCGAATTCCTCGCCTATCTGCGCCGCCCGGCGAGCTGA